The Carassius gibelio isolate Cgi1373 ecotype wild population from Czech Republic chromosome B19, carGib1.2-hapl.c, whole genome shotgun sequence genomic interval AGGCGTTTGCAAGAAAGTGCGTAGAGGGACTTACAGTTTCAGTCTTGTGTGCATGTCAAATTTGAGTGGATGCATTGGTTTTAAACCGACGGTGTTGGTATGTGGTGGTGTTTCTGAACGTCATCCTTTGCTGATGGTGTCGTAGCACCTCGTGTGAGAGCCAGAGCTGCTCATCCCAGCTGGAGCAGGAGAGCCAGACCACAGAGGCGCAGCACTGCTCCGGTCCAGCGGGGGGAGCTGATGGGTGCAGCAGTGTTGCAGAGATCCGTGTCACAGCACTCATTGGTGTAGTTGAACTTTATTCCTGCGGCCTGTTTCTCTCCGCTCTGGTCACACTGTGAGGGCAGGGCACAGCTCCGCTCGTACAGGACAATGGACACTGACCctggacacacacaaacatcatatCTCAGTCAAGGGACGAGGATCACAGTGTGCCATTCACAACAGTTAGCACATGATAGTATTAACATCACTGATGATCTGGTTTTGCACCAACAAAGTTaccaaaaaaatcaataaaaaatgcaaGAGGTCTTGCAGAAATATTAGAGCAGACATGAAGCTGAATGCCACATGCAAGTGAGAACTACTCGTGATGTAGTTTCCAAATGCTTCTCGAGTGAAATCAGAGTAAACTACCGTCTGACTTCACCGAGCGAATATTCAGACTCATGTTGTGATTATACAGCCAGAGCAGAACTAAACTCTTTCCACCACCACACATTTACCTTTTAATGTTATTTGCTTCATAAATGGATTTGACATAAATTCTGAagtacattttattacaatacTTATGACCTAATTTCAGATCTTGTACACGTTTGTTTTGatgctgaaattaacatcttCAGTGTTGCTTGCCTGTTAAATGTCACACaggtaatatttttttacaactaATCTACTTTGTCCCCTGAGCATCGTGTAAATCTGTGAATTTAGGTAAGAAAAGTGTATGTGTAAACAGAGACAGCGTCCAGAAGTTCACAGATTACAGGTGTTTTGCAAATCACTTGACTCGGTTATTATCAAGAAAATGTCAACAGGACATGAAAAAAAACTGCTGTATGATTATTTGAACAAGCTACAACATGCATCATGCTGGACTGTTATTGTGCCTTCAGCAGCCACAGGTTTTCCTGCCACAAATAAATCACCTGTCGCTTATCATTTCACATATTTTTCTGATCATCTATTTAATTGGCAATAAAGTGACAAGATGTACTCAACTTTGTTGATAGTAAAGACCCTGCTTGCAAAACTAAACTTGTGACGCAGTGTTACATCAGGTTTGCAGAATCCGGTCCAGTCAGCTTTATTAGGGAACACCCTGTTACTCACTCACGAGGACAGAACTCGCCTTAGAAACAAGTCCACGTCCAAGTCCTCTAACTCCTACTCAGAATACACCTCCACTCCTACTTTCCCACACcttacataacacacacacacacacacacacgcgagaTGTAAGTAtcatgtgtgtgtgatggtgtgggaaaaaaaatcaaatcaggaTCCCACATTCCCACAGACTGCCGATTCAttcttgtgctgtttttgtttcagtCAGCAGAACAGTGCAGTGTTCGGTTCAGGTGACCTTTAACTCCTACAGCTGTGCTGGCAAGACATCTCTGGCCCACGGGACACTCCTGGGGGAACTTCAGACAGTCCAGAGGAGAGATGGCTGGAAACATGCATGTGTAGCATGTCAAGGACAACACTGCAAGAGAGGGACGACAGTCAGTGAATCTTTCAGAATCAGCATCGGATCCATAAAACGCAGACTAGTCCtctaatgttttttctttaaaggggtcGTGAACTGcctctgtttttatttgtgtactgttctctgatgtccactaaaaatattatcacatttttacataaaaaacacaattaagAAGTAGTAGTCTATTATCTGTCCTGTTTTAACCCTCATCAGACGCTGTGTTTGAATAGTCATGGAGGATTGTAGACTCTGAAGTGTTGTGATTGGATAATAGTGTATGATTGACAGCCTTCATCCTTCACTGATGGACGCTGCTGTGAATTAggctaaaaatgcataaatattccTATCAACAAACTGATTAACAGATAAAGCCATAGTGATCACTTGTGTTTTGCGACATTTTTGCGACTTCTGAAATGAAAAGGATGTTTTAATAGTACATTGACCTCTTATAAAAGATGAAGGGAATTTtgttttctcagttcatgacccctttaaactggTCAATTGACGTTGGTTCCCTAAAAACTTTCACTTGTGTCATCTGAATAATAAGACTCACTACCCCTTGGTGAACTGCGAGTTGGTAACATTACTTCTTAAGAAAATCTTAGCATAGAGACTATAGGACTTGATTTACTCAAAACAAAAAGGCAAATTAGCGTGAGAACACAGTCTGATAAAAGCGCTGACGGGAGTGGAAAGTCCTGCGGGTTACTTACTGAGAACACGGATATCATTTCCATAAAGACCAATGCAAAACAAAGAGCATTTGCATAAGATTTGTGTAATTATATGTTCAGATAATGTCTTCCTCTTGCACTCCAAATAAATTCATTATCTCCCTTCAATCATGTCTCTGTCCTCTGTGGAGCCTCCTTCTGGCATCAACAATCACAGCCGTGGGTTAACGCAGGATTTGGGCTGGTGAATAATGGAGCAAATACCAGTGAATTAACTTCTGCCAACCATAGATAATCAGGTTGTGTGATTCCTGTAAATACTCTCTGAAAGGGCGTCTGAATGGGCCACTTCTACAAATGCATATCCAATAAGGTCAGCCACACAGATGTCTACATGGCCTTTGCATTGCAAATTTTTCACTACacatctttagtaaatcctgacagtattttatttatttttttttacggcGAAGAGGGTTTGCACTGGCAAAGGCTGTTAGAAAATCAGGCTCTAAATTTATGCAACTGATCCCGTTCACCCTTCCTCACCCATGCTCTTTTAGTTCAATTCAGAGGTTTCTCCTGACACAGAGTTGAGAGTCAAAGCAGAGGAGATTCTAGAGGACACTAGATCTGAATAGCCACATGCAATCTTTAGCAGTTGTTATGGGATAGAGTTGTGGATGATTCAACTAAGAAGATATTGATGAAGTTAGGAATATATGCAAATCTTAGTCTGTACTCTCTTTCATTAGGCCTTGAATGGCAGAAACATCGAAGTGATGCTTTTATACTCAGAGAACAGCTCCAGCTTAAAGCAAGAGGCATTCAGCACTGCTCCAACCAAGCACATGTCTTCAGTGAGGCGACATAAAAATGATTCGAAACACAAGTGTCTTTGGTTGAATGAATTCTAATCTCCATGTTCAGATGAATACTTACCTGCTAAAGGCAGACAGCCGATGAGGATGAGGAGGGATCCGTTAGATTTCATCATGATGGTCTCCTCTGATCACCAAAAAGACATAAGAGTCTCCCAGATCAAATTGAGAAGATTCCCGTTCCTAATCCCAGGCATGTAATACTGAGTATAATGGAGTCCGAATCTAAATGACTATGAAACTCCCACATTTTTTAGTTTGCTGTTGTCTAGAGCTGAATAGATTGTGGAGGGCTTTGGACTCCACCCTGAGAGTTTGATTAGATTTGGTGAATAGAGCTAAACTGAAGTCAGGACATCGGTTATAGGCCAATACACACTGCACTGACAGACACAGATCCAAGTCCCCACAAACACAGACTGAACATGATCAATCAATGAAAACAAATGCAGATCAGACAAAGCCCAGCAGACGTCTGCGTCTGTCAGTGCAGTGTGAACTGACCGTAAGAAAACATCTGACATCTTCTTTTGTAATTGTTCTGATCTGGTGGTGCCACTACTATATTTTAAGAaggagtgtatatgtgtgtttctgAGCACAACAAAGAACAAATGCACAGCCTGTTTGTACCAAATTACAGGCATGCAGAGCAGCAGGGAAATCAAATGACAGCAACCTTGTGACACAAGCGTGACACACAGTCACGATAAACGGTTTACTACTGATTATGGCAttaaggcacacacacacacacacacacacacacacacacacagcaatgcaAACCTCAGACAGAGCATGGAGATATTTCAGGGTCTCTACTGGACTGACGGCTCACTCCCAACAGAGTCCTGCACATACATGTGCAGCCGAAGAGGACATGCCTGTGTGGCTTTCGTGAGGCTGTGCATACGAAGCTGGTTTAGCTTCAGAAACGAGGGATGGACAGATGGTCTGTTCTTTAATCCCGTCTATCCTCTGCTAGTCTTTGTCTCGATCTGTTCTCCTTTCCTCTGCAGTCATGGCCGTGTCATCTTGAGCTGTCTGTGGATCAGTGGCCTTACACAGGTATCACGTCACAGCTCCTTCAGATCCTAAAAACAAACTACACTCACTGCGGTACTACTACAGACAAATCATGATCTTAAGCTTAAATCACAGGCAGAATCATTAAAGTGCTGGTGTCCAGAACACTGTGGTCAGATGTTTTTAAATGATCCGCAGGAAACAGTGCTCATGAACCGCTGTTGAGATAGCATTATTAGCATACCTCACAACCAGAGCCACAGCACGGCTTGCTCGTGTATTGCTTTAGCAATCCAATAAACAAGTTAGTGATGAGAGAAACAAAAGATGGCAAAGTGTCTCAGTGACACACCACAAGCGTGTCAGAACAGCTTAAACATGCATAGAACATGCTTTATTGAAAGCTATTCTCCTCAAGCTCattaaagcaggatggattctgattaaCTGATTCtcatcaatgtttttatcattcattagcTGGggtgaaaaaaaattgttttaaaagtgaATGCAATTATATTGTTCCTATGTGCaattatcattatagttgtggtgtggcctcttcttttaaattaagaaagatttttaaaactatatggTTAACACTGTAGTAATTGTTATGGTGTTAATGGACCTTCAGTCACTAGATGCCACCTCCTGGCACAATGATGCAACTAGCAGAAAAAATCACCTGAACCTCCAAAATCACCATCTTCCTGTCTGAAATGTGCAAACATAAAACATGGAGTGATACAAACAGCACAGTCCCGGTGCTATCGGACCGTATCAGCACCAGAGCTCACTGTTGTGTATAATACAGCTCTTTCAGTGACTGACTCGTTTCATTAAAATCACCTCAACAGGTCTTCGGTTTACTGCAGGGTGTTCAGATCTCCAGCGCTGCACACTGAGGATGTTTTCCTTCTCAGACTCTGATCTGATCCTGCTGAGAGAAATGCATTTCCTCTGAAAGGGTGCGACACTAAAGGACTAAGAATTAATTATATAAGATTTGGTTTACTTCACAGCCATGAAGCAAGGTTGCTGCTTGTGGGAGTGATATTCCTTTGTGAGAACTTTTTATTGTACAAATTTAGACACACCCGCAAGTGCATGAGTGAACATGAGAGAGCATTGTAGAAGATTTCAGGGAGAGAACATGATACATGAGAAATGCTGTGTATCATCACATTGAAATGTGTTATCTGCTAAAAGCATTTTTATCAGCGTAGATGAACCTGGGAACTAATAGCCACAGAACCCATATATGCATTTCATGTGGTCTAAAAACTTTACTATTTCTTAAAATCCACCCATTCCATGTATGAGGATTGATGAAGCAGAAAAAAAGCAGAATTCAGTGACGTCATCTCAGTTCAGCTTAtacagtgtctgtgcaatcatttgcaatcatcaAAACAAAAGTGTCCTACAACATTGGGTTTTTAGTGAGAAATCAGCTTTGTAGAATTAAAACCAGTTTTATTATTGAAGGAGGTATGATCTCTTAATTGTGCTCATAAAATGCACCAGAAAGA includes:
- the LOC127979235 gene encoding protein Bouncer, which translates into the protein MMKSNGSLLILIGCLPLAVLSLTCYTCMFPAISPLDCLKFPQECPVGQRCLASTAVGVKGSVSIVLYERSCALPSQCDQSGEKQAAGIKFNYTNECCDTDLCNTAAPISSPRWTGAVLRLCGLALLLQLG